A DNA window from Naumovozyma dairenensis CBS 421 chromosome 7, complete genome contains the following coding sequences:
- the SSC1 gene encoding Hsp70 family ATPase SSC1 (similar to Saccharomyces cerevisiae ECM10 (YEL030W) and SSC1 (YJR045C); ancestral locus Anc_1.474) has translation MLAAKNIMNKSAFGSSFRLAATRLQSTKVQGQVIGIDLGTTNSAVAIMEGKIPKIIENAEGARTTPSVVAFTKEGERLVGIPAKRQAVVNPENTLFATKRLIGRRFEDAEVQRDIKQVPYKIIKHSNGDAWVEARGQTYSPAQIGGFVLNKMKETAEAYLGKAVKNAVVTVPAYFNDSQRQATKDAGQIVGLNVLRVVNEPTAAALAYGLEKSDSKVIAVFDLGGGTFDISILDIDNGVFEVKSTNGDTHLGGEDFDIYLLREIVSRFKSESGIDLENDRMAIQRIREAAEKAKIELSSTVSTEINLPFITADASGPKHINMKFSRAQFETLTEPLIKRTIDPVKKALKDANLATSDISDVLLVGGMSRMPKVVETVKQLFGKEASKAVNPDEAVAIGAAIQGAVLSGEVTDVLLLDVTPLSLGIETLGGVFTRLIPRNTTIPTKKSQIFSTAAAGQTSVEIRVFQGERELVRDNKLIGNFNLAGIPPAPKGVPQIEVTFDIDADGIINVSARDKASNKDASITVAGSSGLSESEIEQMVSDAEKFKTQDEARKQSIETANKADQLANDTENSLKEFEGKLDKAEVQKVKDQIASLKEIIARVQGGEEINAEELKTKTEELQTSSMKLFEQMYKNSSDNSNNSNNDAQSGETKQ, from the coding sequence atGTTAGCAGCCAAGAACATCATGAACAAATCCGCATTCGGATCTTCATTCCGTCTAGCAGCTACCCGTTTACAATCCACAAAAGTTCAAGGTCAGGTCATCGGTATCGATCTTGGTACTACCAACTCAGCAGTCGCAATAATGGAAGGTAAGattccaaaaattattgagaATGCTGAAGGTGCAAGAACAACACCATCCGTTGTTGCCTTCACTAAAGAAGGTGAAAGATTAGTTGGTATCCCAGCTAAACGTCAAGCTGTCGTCAATCCTGAAAACACTTTGTTCGCCACAAAACGTTTGATCGGTCGTCGTTTTGAAGACGCTGAAGTACAAAGAGATATTAAACAAGTCCCATATAAGATTATTAAACATAGTAACGGAGATGCTTGGGTGGAAGCTAGAGGTCAAACTTATTCTCCTGCTCAAATTGGTGGGTTTGTCTTGAATAAGATGAAGGAAACCGCTGAAGCTTATTTGGGTAAAGCGGTTAAGAATGCAGTCGTTACTGTTCCTGCttatttcaatgattctCAAAGACAAGCTACTAAGGATGCTGGTCAAATTGTTGGTTTAAACGTTTTACGTGTCGTTAATGAACCAACTGCAGCAGCTCTAGCTTATGGTTTGGAAAAATCAGATTCTAAAGTCATTGCAGTTTTCGATTTGGGTGGTGGTACTTTCGATATTTCTATCTTAGATATCGATAACGGTGTCTTTGAAGTTAAATCTACTAATGGTGATACACATTTAGGTGGTGAAGATTTcgatatttatttattgagAGAAATTGTCTCTCGTTTCAAATCTGAATCAGGTATcgatttagaaaatgaCCGTATGGctattcaaagaattagaGAAGCTGCTGAAAAGGCTAAGATTGAATTGTCTTCTACTGTCTCCACTGAAATTAACTTGCCATTTATTACTGCTGACGCTTCTGGTCCAAAACATATTAACATGAAATTCAGTAGAGCTCAATTTGAAACTTTAACAGAACCATTAATTAAGAGAACCATTGATCCAGTTAAGAAGGCTTTGAAAGATGCTAATTTAGCTACTTCTGATATTTCTGATGTTTTATTAGTCGGTGGTATGTCAAGAATGCCAAAGGTTGTCGAAACTGTTAAACAATTATTCGGTAAGGAAGCCTCTAAAGCAGTTAACCCAGATGAAGCTGTCGCCATTGGTGCCGCCATTCAAGGTGCTGTCTTATCAGGTGAAGTCACTGATGTCTTATTATTAGACGTTACTCCATTATCCTTAGGTATTGAAACTTTAGGTGGTGTTTTCACAAGATTGATCCCAAGAAATACTACCATTCCAACAAAGAAATCTCAAATCTTCTCTACCGCTGCAGCTGGTCAAACTTCTGTGGAAATTAGAGTTTTCCAAGGTGAAAGAGAATTAGTCAGAGATAACAAATTGATCGgtaatttcaatttggCTGGTATCCCACCTGCACCAAAGGGTGTCCCACAAATCGAAGTCACTTTCGATATTGATGCTGATGGTATCATTAACGTCTCCGCAAGAGATAAAGCTTCCAACAAGGATGCTTCCATCACTGTTGCTGGTTCCTCTGGTTTATCTGAATCTGAAATTGAGCAAATGGTTAGCGAtgctgaaaaattcaagacTCAAGATGAAGCAAGAAAACAATCCATTGAAACTGCTAACAAGGCCGATCAATTAGCAAACGACACTGAAAActctttgaaagaattcGAAGGTAAACTAGATAAAGCTGAAGTTCAAAAGGTTAAAGATCAAATCGCCTCATTGAAGGAAATCATTGCTAGAGTTCAAGGTggtgaagaaattaatgctgaagaattaaagaCAAAGActgaagaattacaaaCTTCTTCTATGAAATTATTCGAACAAATGTACAAGAACAGTTCTGATAACAGCAACAATAGTAACAACGATGCTCAATCTGGTGAAACTAAGCAATAG
- the TAH11 gene encoding Tah11p (similar to Saccharomyces cerevisiae TAH11 (YJR046W); ancestral locus Anc_1.475): MSTQNTRKQTIPIIDLDKISQEDELLPVVRSILLYTDTFLLKNYANKSSLDSLISHLNDSNNAPDTKQQFDANFTGTLSINNDISMEQYIYNSEPDLQFNRTVNNPYLQKLSSRLFKVSLFFSQLCLKSIVQNTTLQNTLSETNFATKLTRYHHERGNLEKVSVNGEDFQYLFNHDFINHTSAGILTVFPIAKGIKYKPPTASIDDNQWTSIDEPDCLLFHTGTLLSTLSNGLHSTSPIQIDPSTNPIHLTIFPPLSTPLNGNKKVSAELLSQQIKEFPQVAEKFYNKQSHQLILQQKLNLYKRLFTTSETILSLNSMSRVSNIAPELHSLLPQMSNMMNFKIVQDDFLKLLTIWPQAYIIEANSKCELAIKLPQIDPLMALSNKSRKLQFAEMCDLWYLNHYDLDVVPKDVPPLKVNKRRGSIDNDNMDVSSPSYQTKRIQSPTKQKNYIHNKKEQFIYKEKQHDSQSNLLDRLRERERRSAALLSERQRKYQEFLSVKMSQVFKILISLNWNEPYTVTHLTELIADSLQNSNNPIGEYEAEEIIDKLQSLLSDQISCIVVEGGLKVYKWDQLKSDKFESALNEFKEKAHETNIHMDV, translated from the coding sequence ATGTCAACCCAAAATACTAGAAAACAAACGATACCCATTATCGATCTAGATAAAATCTCACAAGAAGATGAACTCTTACCAGTGGTACGATCTATATTATTGTACACTGACACTTTcttattgaagaattatgCTAATAAATCCTCGTTAGATTCATTAATCTCACATCTAAATGACAGTAATAACGCCCCTGATACCAAGCAACAATTCGATGCTAATTTCACAGGAACTTTAtccattaataatgatatatcAATGGAACAATACATTTACAATTCTGAACCTGATTTGCAATTTAACAGAACTGTTAACAACCcttatttacaaaaattatcttcaagattatttaaagtCAGTCTATTTTTCTCCCAATTATGTTTGAAAAGTATAGTACAAAATACAACTTTACAAAATACTCTTTCAGAAACCAACTTCGCAACAAAATTGACTAGGTATCATCACGAAAGAGGTAACTTAGAAAAAGTCTCAGTAAATGGCGAAGATTTCCAATATTTGTTCAATcatgattttattaatCATACTTCAGCAGGTATATTAACTGTTTTCCCCATTGCAAAGGGTATTAAATATAAGCCCCCAACTGCAAGTATAGATGATAATCAGTGGACTTCCATTGATGAACCCgattgtttattatttcataCAGGAACTCTTTTAAGTACATTGTCCAATGGACTTCACTCCACATCTCCAATTCAAATAGATCCGTCAACAAATCCAATCCATTTGACTATATTTCCTCCACTTAGTACACCATTAAACGGAAACAAGAAAGTCTCAGCTGAGCTATTAAGTcaacaaataaaagaatttcCACAAGTCGCAGAAAAGTTTTACAATAAACAATCTCACCAACTAATATtacaacaaaaattaaatctCTATAAACGTTTATTCACCACATCTGAGACTATCctatcattaaattcaatgtCTAGAGTAAGTAACATTGCTCCTGAATTACATTCTTTATTACCACAAATGTCAAATATGATGAACTTTAAAATTGTCCAAGatgatttcttgaaattattgacTATTTGGCCCCAAGCATACATCATTGAGGCAAATTCAAAATGCGAATTGGCTATAAAATTACCTCAAATAGATCCATTAATGGCTTTATCCAataaatcaagaaaattacAATTCGCAGAAATGTGTGACTTATGGTATCTAAATCATTACGATCTGGATGTTGTCCCTAAGGATGTACCGCCTCttaaagtaaataaaagaCGTGGAAGTATTGACAATGACAACATGGACGTATCGTCACCATCATATCAAACGAAAAGAATTCAAAGTCCTACAAAGCAGAAAAATTACATCCATAATAAGAAGGAACAATTCATCTATAAAGAGAAACAACATGATTCTCAATCCAATTTATTAGATAGATTAAGAGAACGTGAAAGAAGATCCGCTGCATTATTATCTGAAagacaaagaaaatatcaagaaTTTTTATCCGTTAAGATGTCAcaagttttcaaaattttaatCTCATTAAATTGGAATGAACCATACACGGTAACTCATTTGACTGAATTGATTGCGGATAGTTTAcaaaatagtaataatcCCATTGGTGAATATGAAGCAGAggaaattattgataaattacaaTCTTTATTAAGTGATCAAATTTCTTGCATTGTTGTGGAAGGTGGATTAAAAGTTTATAAATGGgatcaattgaaatctgacaaatttgaaagtgctttgaatgaatttaaagagAAGGCACATGAAACTAATATTCATATGGATGTATAA
- the NDAI0G04750 gene encoding uncharacterized protein: MFIAKLFCFCVASVLPHKYGEKDVTSALAFGHFIFSTVEKFWGRIDMSNVKNTKEGHFMKTLLSINSEITVETVGESIAAIQNNSERLLVLPSLIEKNDSLISNQLNGSDIFSIKSELDDIVALGEQYQGMIDKLSWKSRLFLNKAFKNAILSYIQFHAWRINMLGKKCLR; the protein is encoded by the coding sequence atgttcATTGCAAAGCTTTTCTGCTTTTGTGTGGCAAGTGTCTTACCGCATAAGTATGGAGAAAAAGATGTCACTTCAGCGTTAGCCTTCGgtcatttcattttttccaCTGTCGAGAAATTTTGGGGAAGAATTGATATGTCTAATGTTAAAAACACCAAGGAAGGTCATTTCATGAAAACACTGCTCTCAATTAACAGTGAAATAACGGTTGAAACAGTAGGAGAATCTATTGCTGCTATACAAAATAATTCTGAACGCTTGTTAGTCCTTCCATCGCTAATCGAGAAGAATGATAGCTTAATTTCTAACCAATTGAATGGGTctgatatattttcaattaagAGTGAACTGGATGATATTGTAGCATTAGGAGAACAATACCAAGGTATGATTGATAAACTCTCTTGGAAAAGTAGGTTATTTCTTAATAAGGCCTTTAAGAATGCTATTTTATCATATATTCAGTTCCATGCATGGAGAATAAATATGTTAGGTAAAAAATGTCTTAGGTAA
- the NUP116 gene encoding FG-nucleoporin NUP116 (similar to Saccharomyces cerevisiae NUP100 (YKL068W) and NUP116 (YMR047C); ancestral locus Anc_2.610), translated as MFGASRPAFGNTNQSQFGGNATTASPFAAPQPQQQQQGSGLAAFGMNQQQQQPGNAFGARFGISQTTNNPPGFGNSGATTQPAFGSIQNTNTTGQSSLFGGGNNNTMGMNTTTAGTNSGTSAKPFKPFQEKDSTTGVINVYQSISCMPEYRNFSFEELRLQDYQMGIKNSTYAPTNTSTNMIMGQNKPSLFGNANTATTNNTFGGPNSFGTNNNTAAVGSSGRTGLFGQNSNQGNSLFGNQTTPFGAQQGNTGLFGQQQQQQPHQQQGNTGMFGQQPQQQNMFGTNANTMGGSAGGLFGQQKPGGLFGNANQQQQQPNTAGGLFGNRPSGGGLFGQTNANTATGGSGLFGQQQQPSQMNPFGNNAATNQQATTGGLFGNTPKPGGLFGQQQATPFGQSTSTSLFGQNQQQQQQPSGGLFGQTNTNQQTQPFGASNTTGGALFGGNKPATSTGLFGNTSQQQPGATGGLFGNANANQQQQQQQPAAGLFGGNIQSGGGMFGQNNNASNFGAGANTNTSTGLFGANKPTTSTGGLFGNTNVNANNNTVGGGGGLFGNTTNTGSTGLFSGAKPGSAATTTSNTSTLSGLGGAGSAGLFGGANANANAGGLFGNKQQQPNTTITGGGGLFGNNNTNNNTTALNNGMSGGLFGNTANFQQNQQQQLQQQQQLQQQQQEQQKQLLSSNPYGTNELFSRVVIPNSSSTVQALSAKITADKKRNGTLLNSYRKAPKPLFAPKPNNDKLLITSSSLTKTQTPTPQFLINADALNKNKFNTVSFDRDAEEAISNIAERLFKPEEKSYKKLLMDKMVAQKEMEKQKLNEKNNQKLTEPSVPDAVLPNEKNINNNVGSPTIESKTDKLKDNNNNKKDAPQNRELNGEKPVPEDENKEPIEQIKGLNREDFSYIDDFYYISPSLDTLVKKSLIQLREVSELIVGHKKFGKIEFLEPVDLSTFPLPSLCGEIIHFESKKCSFYKNSNIVPVENEGINVAARITLNGCYPYDKSTREPIKDPSHPSVKRHIANFRRKTDCKFENYEPSTGAYTFTVKHICDI; from the coding sequence ATGTTCGGGGCCAGCAGACCGGCATTCGGTAATACTAATCAATCACAATTCGGCGGCAATGCTACTACAGCTTCACCATTTGCTGCACCACAACcacagcagcagcagcaagGCTCAGGACTGGCAGCATTCGGTATGAAccaacaacagcaacagccAGGAAACGCATTTGGAGCTAGATTTGGTATATCTCAAACAACTAATAATCCTCCTGGGTTCGGGAATTCTGGTGCTACTACTCAACCAGCCTTCGGATCTATCCAAAATACAAACACCACTGGACAgtcttcattatttggtGGTGGCAACAATAATACCATGGGTATGAATACGACAACAGCAGGAACCAATTCAGGTACCTCCGCAAAACCATTCAAACCATTCCAAGAAAAGGATAGCACGACAGGAGTAATAAATGTGTATCAAAGTATCTCATGCATGCCAGAATATAGAAATTTCTCATTTGAAGAGTTAAGATTACAAGATTATCAAATGGGTATCAAGAACTCAACATATGCTCCTACAAACACTTCTACAAACATGATAATGGGACAAAATAAACCTTCATTGTTCGGGAATGCCAATACAGCTACtacaaataatacattCGGTGGTCCTAACTCCTTTGgaactaataataacactGCGGCGGTAGGCAGCAGCGGCAGAACTGGATTATTTGGTCAAAACAGTAATCAAGGTAACTCACTCTTTGGGAACCAAACAACACCGTTTGGCGCTCAACAGGGAAATACAGGGTTATTTGgacagcagcagcagcagcaaccACACCAACAACAAGGAAATACAGGCATGTTCGGACAAcaaccacaacaacaaaatatgTTTGGAACTAATGCCAATACTATGGGAGGAAGCGCTGGAGGGTTATTTGGTCAACAGAAACCTGGTGGCTTATTTGGAAATGCGAatcaacagcaacaacagccAAATACTGCTGGAGGTCTTTTCGGTAACAGACCTTCAGGAGGAGGTTTGTTTGGGCAAACAAATGCAAATACAGCAACAGGTGGTAGTGGATTATTCGgccaacaacaacaaccttCTCAAATGAACCCATTTGGTAATAATGCAGCAACAAACCAACAAGCTACCACAGGAGGACTATTCGGAAACACACCTAAACCTGGTGGTTTATTCGGACAACAGCAAGCTACGCCATTTGGTCAAAGTACATCAACATCATTATTCGGACagaatcaacaacaacaacaacagccATCAGGTGGATTATTTGGTCAAACCAACACCAACCAACAAACGCAACCTTTCGGTGCTTCCAATACCACAGGAGGTGCTTTATTTGGTGGTAACAAACCAGCAACGTCTACCGGATTGTTCGGTAACACAAGCCAACAACAACCTGGGGCTACTGGTGGGTTGTTTGGTAATGCAAATGCaaaccaacaacaacagcaacaacaaccagCTGCAGGCCTTTTCGGTGGCAATATTCAAAGTGGTGGCGGTATGTTTGgtcaaaataataatgcatCTAACTTTGGTGCTGGTGCTAATACAAACACTTCCACCGGTCTATTCGGTGCTAATAAGCCAACCACAAGCACAGGAGGGTTATTCGGTAACACTAATGTCAACGCAAATAACAATACAGTTGGCGGTGGTGGTGGATTATTTGGAAATACTACAAACACTGGAAGTACAGGATTATTTAGTGGAGCCAAACCAGGTAGTGCGGCAACAACGACGTCTAATACATCAACTTTAAGTGGTCTAGGTGGTGCAGGCAGTGCTGGGTTATTTGGTGGTGCAAATGCTAATGCTAACGCTGGTGGACTATTTGGtaataaacaacaacaacctAATACAACAATAACAGGAGGAGGCGGACTGTTTGGTAATAACAATACGAATAACAATACTACAGCGTTGAATAATGGTATGAGCGGAGGACTTTTCGGGAACACCGCTAATTTTCAACAAAATCAACAGCAACAATtgcaacagcagcagcaattgcaacaacagcaacaagaacaacaaaagcAATTATTGAGCTCAAATCCATATGGCACAAATGAGTTATTCTCAAGAGTTGTAATTCCAAATTCATCGTCAACTGTTCAAGCCCTCTCTGCGAAGATAACTGCAGACAAGAAGAGAAACGGCACTTTGTTAAATTCATATAGGAAGGCACCAAAACCATTGTTCGCACCGAAGCCAAATAATGACAAACTACTAATAACATCTTCGTCGTTAACGAAAACACAAACTCCAACGCcacaatttttaattaatgcGGATGCATTAAACaagaataaatttaatactGTTAGTTTTGATCGTGATGCAGAAGAAGCCATATCTAACATTGCAGAGAGGTTATTCAAACcagaagaaaaatcataTAAAAAACTACTCATGGATAAGATGGTCGCCCAAAAGGAGATGGAAAAgcaaaaattaaatgaaaaaaataatcaaaagCTTACTGAACCATCAGTACCTGATGCTGTCTTAcctaatgaaaaaaatatcaataacaaTGTAGGCAGTCCAACAATCGAGTCGAAAACAGATAAATTAAAggacaacaacaataacaagAAGGATGCTCCGCAGAACAGAGAACTAAATGGAGAAAAGCCGGTAccagaagatgaaaataaagaacCTATAGAACAAATCAAAGGATTAAACAGAGAGGATTTCTCCTACATTGATGATTTCTATTACATTTCCCCATCTCTCGACACACTAGttaagaaatcattaattcaattacGTGAAGTATCAGAATTGATAGTTGGTCATAAGAAATTCGGTAAGATTGAATTCTTAGAACCTGTAGATTTATCTACTTTCCCCTTACCATCTTTATGTGGTGAAATTATCCATTTTGAATCCAAGAAATGTTCATTTTATAAGAATTCAAACATCGTTCCtgttgaaaatgaaggGATTAACGTTGCTGCTAGGATTACATTGAATGGGTGTTATCCATATGATAAATCTACAAGAGAACCTATAAAGGATCCAAGTCATCCAAGTGTTAAAAGGCATATTGCAAATTTTAGAAGAAAAACTGATTGTAAgtttgaaaattatgaGCCTTCCACTGGTGCTTACACTTTTACAGTCAAGCATATTTGTGATATATGA
- the CSM3 gene encoding Csm3p (similar to Saccharomyces cerevisiae CSM3 (YMR048W); ancestral locus Anc_2.612), translating to MDFDNDMDMNVNTDDSNNNVTNGDSGPQWDPTDPTSIALDTNLATTSADPTAILTTSRRTQVKLTTERLLTEKGLPYLLKNGPKNIKISKKKKTDVHGKPTKATTTYDNLTNITRFYQIWAHQLYPKAKFKDFLKLAYTLGKTDKNLRNYRIELFQAEMDKDRDDDHDTTTTTTTTTLPKEANTIPNNNTAQDGHSDAVASAFRGQSLFVTDENISENDASADAVNHVSPHVDTANNTNQNESQENFKNAAEDGDDDDDDDDDDLYSISANQSRDRTKHRIQDDEDEGEEDEKEEELQSGKTADNHHDEEMELLKELDELNKNQVSQNNNDDEFEEDQDALEVMQEFGF from the coding sequence atggattttgataatgatatggATATGAACGTAAATACAGACGATTCCAACAACAATGTTACGAATGGTGACAGTGGTCCACAATGGGATCCGACAGATCCCACTTCAATAGCACTCGACACAAACCTTGCTACTACATCTGCTGACCCTACAGCAATTTTAACAACTTCGCGAAGAACGCAAGTAAAATTAACGACAGAAAGATTATTAACAGAAAAGGGATTACCATaccttttgaaaaatgggccaaaaaatatcaaaatttccaaaaagaagaagactGACGTACATGGGAAACCAACAAAAGCAACAACTACATATGATAATTTGACGAATATTACTAgattttatcaaatttggGCTCATCAATTATACCCAAAGGctaaatttaaagattttttaaaattggCTTATACTTTGGGGAAAACTGATAAGAATTTGAGAAATTATAGAATTGAGTTGTTTCAAGCTGAAATGGATAAAGACAGAGATGATGATCATGacactactactactactactactactactcTCCCGAAGGAAGCAAATACTATAccgaataataatacagcACAGGACGGACATAGTGATGCAGTTGCAAGTGCATTCAGAGGCCAATCGTTGTTTGTCACAGATGAGAATATATCGGAAAATGATGCTAGTGCAGATGCCGTGAATCATGTATCACCGCATGTAGACACAGCGAATAATACGAACCAAAATGAAAGtcaagaaaatttcaaaaatgcTGCTGAGGACGGCGACGACgacgacgatgatgatgatgatgacttatattcaatatcagCTAACCAATCAAGAGATAGAACTAAACATAGGATTCAagacgatgaagatgagggcgaagaagatgaaaaagaagaagaattacaatCAGGGAAGACCGCTGACAATCATcatgatgaagaaatggaaCTGCTGAAAGAGCTTGATGAATTGAACAAAAATCAAGTATCCCAGAACaacaatgatgatgagtttgaagaagatcaaGACGCGTTAGAAGTAATGCAAGAATTTGGTTTCTAA
- the POL32 gene encoding DNA polymerase delta subunit POL32 (similar to Saccharomyces cerevisiae POL32 (YJR043C); ancestral locus Anc_1.470) → MEEEKITEYINEKLFTEIKPVLFTDLIAHFKIGPSRAKKFMYSYYKSTSTVTNVKFNCILMCCYSNGTIKLINDLKEVTPNENENANGNEMVDCFIYAFNPMDTFIPVNIIVDQLGSLSIKNPYKLTISEKSLKAIDTRTLQRSKTVNASSSVSATTSPRGINRATTVPDTLDATKRADKVEADRRIETPPVKKAKKSMGLKSTVLLEKMRKNREAKEAERQMELKKRREEALVKQVKKDPKMKAQMDELNKLFVEDDEEGEDDDLQNISSDEKVVSESIPLSTGDDESEEPEIVPKNNNIEKKKSDTTDMEAIFDTTAEESLLEISNPTVVAKGQDEVEREEESAANSSYVDEDGYIVTKRPAVSTPSQPSKRQQTRPIGKTTTPVSRSKRPGSSSGKKKQGSIESFFKRSSK, encoded by the coding sequence ATGGAGGAGGAAAAAATTACCGAATATATCAATGAGAAACTATTCACAGAGATAAAACCAGTCCTTTTCACGGATCTGATTGCTCATTTCAAAATAGGTCCATCTCGTGCCAAGAAGTTCATGTATTCATACTATAAAAGTACTAGTACAGTCACAAATGTCAAATTTAACTGCATATTAATGTGTTGTTACTCTAATGGGACgataaaattgattaatgaCTTGAAAGAAGTAACGCCAAACGAGAACGAGAACGCGAACGGGAATGAGATGGTAGATTGTTTCATTTATGCATTTAACCCAATGGACACATTTATACCGGTGAATATCATCGTGGATCAGTTGGGGTCCTTATCTATCAAGAATCCTTATAAATTGACAATATcagaaaaatcattaaaggCAATAGATACTCGCACTTTGCAACGATCGAAAACTGTTAATGCTTCATCATCTGTATCAGCTACTACTAGTCCTCGTGGTATTAATAGAGCTACTACTGTCCCAGATACACTCGATGCAACTAAAAGAGCAGATAAAGTAGAAGCAGACCGTAGGATAGAGACTCCGCCTGTTAAGAAGGCAAAGAAGTCAATGGGATTAAAATCCACTGTTTTGTTAGAAAAGATGAGGAAAAATAGAGAAGCAAAGGAAGCAGAAAGACAAATGGAGTTAAAAAAGAGGAGAGAAGAGGCGTTAGTGAAACAAGTCAAGAAGGATCCAAAGATGAAAGCGCAGATggatgaattaaataaactATTTGTTGAGGATGACgaagaaggtgaagatGACGATCTACAGAATATTTCTAGTGACGAAAAAGTAGTAAGCGAGTCCATTCCTTTATCAACTGGAGATGACGAATCAGAAGAACCTGAAATTGttccaaaaaataataatattgaaaagaagaaatccGACACGACAGATATGGAGGCCATTTTTGATACTACGGCAGAAGAATCATTACTAGAAATTTCGAACCCGACGGTAGTGGCAAAGGGACAAGACGAGGTGGAAcgagaagaagaatcagCAGCAAATTCATCTTACGTCGATGAAGACGGTTATATTGTTACTAAACGTCCCGCTGTGTCGACACCATCTCAACCTTCAAAGAGACAGCAGACACGTCCCATTGGGAAAACTACAACACCTGTTTCGAGATCCAAGAGACCAGGTTCCTCAAGtgggaagaagaaacaaggCTCCATTGAGAGCTTCTTTAAGAGATCAAGCAAGTAA